The genomic window GTAGAAGAGACTTTAAATTATCAAAAGATGCTGCTTGAATCACAAAATCAAGCATCCCTGGATGGTATTATTAATATAGACGTTCAAGGACGTATTTTGTGGCACAATCGTAGGTTTGTCGACATGTGGGGGATACCGCAAGAGGTGCTAGCAGTAGGACATGAAGGGGCAATTCTTAATTACATACGCACCCAAATTCGTGATCCTGATACATTTTTGGATAAATTAAATAACCACAATGTACTTGAAGATAGCAGAAGCCAAAATGAATTTTATTCAAATGATGGTCGAGTTTTTGATTGCTATTGCTCGCCGATGATGAATGATGAAGGCAAGCTTTTGGGTCGCGTATGTGTATTTCGTGACATCACCGAACGTAAACTTGCTGAAACCGAACGACAGCAATTACAAACTCGTCTGGCTCAATCTGATCGTTTATCTAGCATGGGGATGTTAGCCGCAGGTGTGGCACATGAAATTAATAATCCACTTTCATACGTATTATATAATATTGAAAGTTTAGTAGAGGATATACCAAAACTTTCTGAATTTACTCAGCGTTGTCATGCAGCATTATTAGCTCAGGTCGGCCAGGAGGATATATTAGAAATATTAGGGGATACCCAGCGTGTTTTTGACCGTATGTTATTTGATGATGTAAGTGATCGTTTGCGTGACGCTCTCTCTGGAGCTTATCGAATAAAAAACATATCACGTAGTCTTGGTACTTTTTCACGTGTTGAACATAATAGGTTGGCTCCAGTAAATATTCAAACTTGTATAGAACATGCCGCAGCGATGGGATTTAATGAAATCAAATATCGCGCTAGGTTCGTTAAAGATTTTTCACAAGTGCCGTTAGTGTTAGCTTCTGATGGAAAATTGGCACAAGTGTTTTTAAATTTACTAATTAATGCAGCTCATTCAATCGATGAAGGTCATGTTTCACAAAATGAGGTTCGCGTACGTACTTGGAGTATTGATGACAAGGTATTTGCTGAAGTGAGTGATACCGGTAAAGGAATAGCACCAGAAAATCAAAAGAAGATTTTTGACCCATTTTTTAGCACCAAAGGTATTGGAGTAGGTACTGGACTAGGTCTCTCCATATGCAAAAATATAATTGAAGAATTCGGCGGTACGATTTCTTTCACAAGTGAATTAGGTAAAGGCACAAAATTTTTAATTATCTTGCCACGCCTACCTGAAGATTGGGACAAAAATATAGAAACAAACGAAATTTATGATGACTCAGAAAAATCATCAATACGAGGCCGTATTCTTATTATTGATGATGAAGCAAGTATTAGGTCATCTATTAATAAGATGCTAAGACATGAGCATAATATTATATCTGTCGAATCAGGTCTTGAAGCAAAAGATTTAATCGAAAAAGATCAAAACTTTGATTTAATTTTTTGTGATTTAATGATGCCAGAAATGTCAGGCATGGAGTTACATTCTTGGCTAACAAAGCATCATAATAAACTAGCTGAGCAGGTAGTTTTTATTACCGGTGGTGCTTTTACCCCAGGCGCTTCTGAGTATTTATCGAAGGTTGGTAATTTACGTTTAGAAAAGCCTTTTGATACTAAAAATTTTAAAAAAATAACTAATGAATTATTGTTAGCTTCTAAAAGCCGTAACATTGTTTAGAGCAGTTCAAGAGGAAACTGCTCTAACGTCGAGGTCGCTTGCGATTTTTGCTTTTGGCCTTGTTTGTTCTTGAGTTTTTCTTTTTAGCTTTCTTTTTTGATTTTAATCTTTTTTTAGCTTTCTTTTTAGTAGATGCGTTATCTTTTGTCTTTTCTGCAATTACATTATTATTAGGATTTAGTACATCAACAAAAGCGTTATCTGCAGTTTTGGGTTCTGGTGCAATAGTATTAATTTTTTCTAATAGTTCTTTTGCTTTTTGGGCATCAAGTTGTTCAAGTGCGACTACCGCATTTTTTGCCCCAGCAATATCACCACCATTTAACTGAGCTAGGCCAAGTCCATAGTTCGTTTGTGCATCAGTCGGTTTGATCATTATTGCACGGCGAAACGCCTCAATTGCAGTTTTCCAGCGTTTGCGTTTAATGGAAGCCTCGCCTAAACGGTTTTGAAGTTCGAAATCATCGGTAAGTATCGCGGCTGCTTGATCAAGAAGACGTAAATTTTCACTATCGGAATCATTAGCTGGGTCTAAAGTCGAAACTAATAGTTGGTAACATTCGCTACTTGTCGTATCTAATTTTAATGCTTGCTTTGCTTCTGCTAGTGCCTGCGGCATTAGATGATAATCTCGATATACTGTTGCGAGTTCAGCGTGCACGCGTGCATCTTGCTTATATTGTCTGACTGCAGGTTTGAGAATACTTAAAGCATCATCAAGACGACCAAGTAATCGTAACGTACGCCCACTTCCTGCAATCGCTTCAATGTTGGTAGCATCATAGAGACGAGCTTTGTCAAACATATAATTAGCTTCAGTATAGCGTCGGCTTTTTTCATATAATTTGCCAAGGTTAACTTGCAGTTGGGCCAAATTTTGTTGGCTTATCTCAGCAGCATTATGTCTTATCGCACGTTTAAGTACATTAATTGCTGCTATACGCTGTTCATTTGCATCTTTTGCCAGTGCTAATTCAATAGTTGCATCAATCAGCAAAGGCTCAATTGATAGGGCAGTATTTAACGATGATATTGCTTCATTATATTGTCCGGCTTGTCTTAGTGCCATCCCAAGGCATAAATGCGATACTGCTGCATCTGGCATGTCTCTAAGTAATGATTGGCAAAAAGGTATCGCTTTATCGCCATGCCCCTGACGTGTAAGCAATAAAGCAATTGCATAAGTCAATTCGTTGCTTTCACCAATTGCTTTGGCTTTTGCAATATTTTTTTCAGCTTCGTTTAGATTTTCTAAACCAATTAAAGCTAAGGCTAAACCTATTAAGGCTGATTGTGACTGCGGATTTTTTTTGATTTCTTGATTATACTGCTGTTCGGCAGCCTTGTATTGGCCACTAGCAATTAAGCTGTCGCTACCACCACCACCAGCATGTTGGATGCTGGGAGCACAAGCCGACAACGCTATTACGAATAATGGCCATATCCAGCATATGCGCAAGTAAACAAACGACATACAACTTTGATATTCTATCATTATCGCACAATAACGCTATAGCTTGACTTCAAAAAATGAGAAAAACTTTTAAATTACCTGAGCGGCAGCGATGTAGTCTTTTACGGCTTGTTCTATTCCAACCTCTAATGCATGACAGATAAGATGATGGCCGATTGATACTTCTTCAAGGTTTTCCATCTCTTGCACGAGCAAGGGTAGGTTTTCGTGGGTTAAATCGTGCCCAGCATTGACTCCTAAACCTACCTTGTGTGCTTGTTGGGCACTTAGAATTACAGCACCTAATTCTGGTTCAACATGGCCTAAATTGAAGGCGCGAGCGTAAGGTTCAGTATATATTTCGATGCGATCAGCACCAATTTCACCTGCTACTTTTACGCTTTGCTCATCTCCTGCTTCAACAAATAAACTAACGCGAATACCTTCTGTTTTTAAACGTTTTATTACGGGTTCAAGTAAAAACGCCCATTTTTTTACCTCCCACCCATGATTGCTAGTTAATTCACCAGGTTTTACTGGCACTAATGTGCACTGAGTTGGATGACATTCAAGTACCAGAGCAACAAATTCTTCGCGAATATCACCTTCAAAATTAGTCTCAGCAGCTTTCACTTCACGTACTACCATGCGAGCATCGTCAGGAGTGATATGCCTCTGATCGGCGCGAGGGTGCACGGTTATGCCATCAGCACCTAACTTTACAATTTTACGAACAAAATGAATAAGGTTTGGTTCTTGTCCACCACGAGCATTTCGTAGTGTAGCAATTTTGTTGACGTTGACGCTTAGCTTAGCCATATTGCCATCCAAGAGGTTGATGGTTAGTAATTACTTTGTGTCAATAACAGACCTGTGACATTACTAACAGAGATCTGTGACCAAACACAGACGATCAATCGTTTTTTATATTTAATGCCTTGTGTCAGAAGGAGAAACTCTGTAAAAGACTTACTTTAACAGATGGTGGTTAATTTTTCGACAGTGGGGCTAGCATAACTTAGACGCAGTGAGCCGTGAAATTATTGGGAAAATGGCTTGACGTCCCTTGGTTGTGTCGCATATCGCCTGCCCTCATTGTGTAAAACTCGTCACAGATAACGGCGCTAACGGGGGGTGGTGCTATGGAGAGCGGTGCAATGGCCCAACGCGGTCTCGACTCTGATTCCCTTGAGCAAGTATTAAGGAGCATTTCGCAATTTGCGGCCAGATCGGTATCACTGTCTTGGCGACTAGCCACAGATGATAGCCATGAATTTCCTATCGATATAATTAAGCAACTAATGGGCCCTGAAGTTGGACTACATTTAATTTATATTCCTGAGGAATTCGGCGGTCTTGACGCTGGGGCTTATGATACTTCTCGTGTTAGCGAGGCAATGGCGCGTGTTGATCTTGGTTTAGCTACAGCGTTTTTTGCTATTTCCTTGGGTCTTGATCCTATAGCTGTTGGTGCGACACCAGAACAAAAACAAAAATGGATGACTAAAGTCGCCGAGGAGGGCTTACTTGTTGCCTATGGCGTTACTGAACCTAGTGCTGGTTCAGATCTGGGTGCCTTAAAAGCAAAAGCTGAACGTTTCGAGCGTGATGGCAAGAAGTATTATCGTATCTCGGGTAACAAACAATTTATTACCAATGGTGGTGTTGCAGACATTTATACAATTTTAGCAAACACCGAGGCTGGTCCAACTTTTTTTATTGTAGAAAAAGGTACTCCCGGTTTAAGCGCGGGCAAACCCGAGGATAAACATGGTATTCGGATGTCCAATACCTGCGCTCTTACCCTCGACGATGTTGAAGTTCCCGAAGAAAACGTAATTGGTGGTATTGAAGGTCGCGGATTAGCTCAGGCACAACAAGTGTTTGGTTATACCCGGCTAATGGTGGCTGCTTTTGGTCTTGGCGGCGGTGAAGCGGCATTGGCCCGCATGATTGGGTACTCACGTGAGCGACGCCAAGGTGGTAGCCTATTAGCAGAGAAGCAGGCCTATACTCATAAACTTATTGTTCCTAATGCAATTAGATTGGCAGCAGCTCGGGCTTATATAGAGTACGTAGCAACTCGACTTGATTCTGGCGAAGAAGATCTGCAAACCGAAGGGGCTATTGCAAAACTATGTGCCAGTGAAGCCGGTGTTGATGCTGCCGATGCCGCTATTCAAGCTCACGGTGGTTATGGTTACATTCGCGAATATGAGGTCGAGAAGATCCGTCGTGATGTTAGAATTACTACTATTTATGAAGGTACTAGCGAGATTATGCAGTGGACTATCGCTCGTGACCGTTGGCGCCTGTTTTTACAATCACAAGGCGGTTTCTATCGTGATTTAGCTAACAGCCTTGATAGTCTACATGCTCAAACACCAGATGTTGGAGCAAATATTGCTGCATTAGGTATACGTTCTTTACATGCGCTTTTTGACCGAGCTCGTGAAAAACGACTCACTCGCCATCAACATGTGCTTTTTAGACTTGGTGAATTATGCATGCAGGCCGAGACTGCCGCAACTTTAGCAAGAGCAGCAGCCGGAGCAGC from Deltaproteobacteria bacterium includes these protein-coding regions:
- a CDS encoding PAS domain S-box protein, whose amino-acid sequence is MNQSQSTKQFATANLDEQFRFAFANSPIGLALCNSEGICIEANYKMISMLEYSISDIKGKVIASFAYADDSILITEKQQQLNNTQTNLVFESRFKTNSGNIFWAEVNIFLIQDINSGPAYFLISILDITKLKSAETEISYLLNLQKEEKAFAESIVQTAQAIVLVLSPFGKIVTFNPYLEKLSGWSLKEVIGRDWFDVFLPQKVREYTRELFQRAIADSPTQGNIDCIVTRDGRELYIEWYDKTLKDSNGYITGLLSVGQDVTARKKVEETLNYQKMLLESQNQASLDGIINIDVQGRILWHNRRFVDMWGIPQEVLAVGHEGAILNYIRTQIRDPDTFLDKLNNHNVLEDSRSQNEFYSNDGRVFDCYCSPMMNDEGKLLGRVCVFRDITERKLAETERQQLQTRLAQSDRLSSMGMLAAGVAHEINNPLSYVLYNIESLVEDIPKLSEFTQRCHAALLAQVGQEDILEILGDTQRVFDRMLFDDVSDRLRDALSGAYRIKNISRSLGTFSRVEHNRLAPVNIQTCIEHAAAMGFNEIKYRARFVKDFSQVPLVLASDGKLAQVFLNLLINAAHSIDEGHVSQNEVRVRTWSIDDKVFAEVSDTGKGIAPENQKKIFDPFFSTKGIGVGTGLGLSICKNIIEEFGGTISFTSELGKGTKFLIILPRLPEDWDKNIETNEIYDDSEKSSIRGRILIIDDEASIRSSINKMLRHEHNIISVESGLEAKDLIEKDQNFDLIFCDLMMPEMSGMELHSWLTKHHNKLAEQVVFITGGAFTPGASEYLSKVGNLRLEKPFDTKNFKKITNELLLASKSRNIV
- a CDS encoding acyl-CoA dehydrogenase family protein, translated to MAQRGLDSDSLEQVLRSISQFAARSVSLSWRLATDDSHEFPIDIIKQLMGPEVGLHLIYIPEEFGGLDAGAYDTSRVSEAMARVDLGLATAFFAISLGLDPIAVGATPEQKQKWMTKVAEEGLLVAYGVTEPSAGSDLGALKAKAERFERDGKKYYRISGNKQFITNGGVADIYTILANTEAGPTFFIVEKGTPGLSAGKPEDKHGIRMSNTCALTLDDVEVPEENVIGGIEGRGLAQAQQVFGYTRLMVAAFGLGGGEAALARMIGYSRERRQGGSLLAEKQAYTHKLIVPNAIRLAAARAYIEYVATRLDSGEEDLQTEGAIAKLCASEAGVDAADAAIQAHGGYGYIREYEVEKIRRDVRITTIYEGTSEIMQWTIARDRWRLFLQSQGGFYRDLANSLDSLHAQTPDVGANIAALGIRSLHALFDRAREKRLTRHQHVLFRLGELCMQAETAATLARAAAGAARGPKPTANTHKAMARVYAREAAAKVVNEGIKWVRGCDAQEDTTLLERNLRLSEINAAYSGMMADLDTIAHELCAVESSFGQSKNRGCP
- a CDS encoding pyridoxine 5'-phosphate synthase, giving the protein MAKLSVNVNKIATLRNARGGQEPNLIHFVRKIVKLGADGITVHPRADQRHITPDDARMVVREVKAAETNFEGDIREEFVALVLECHPTQCTLVPVKPGELTSNHGWEVKKWAFLLEPVIKRLKTEGIRVSLFVEAGDEQSVKVAGEIGADRIEIYTEPYARAFNLGHVEPELGAVILSAQQAHKVGLGVNAGHDLTHENLPLLVQEMENLEEVSIGHHLICHALEVGIEQAVKDYIAAAQVI
- a CDS encoding tetratricopeptide repeat protein, which codes for MIEYQSCMSFVYLRICWIWPLFVIALSACAPSIQHAGGGGSDSLIASGQYKAAEQQYNQEIKKNPQSQSALIGLALALIGLENLNEAEKNIAKAKAIGESNELTYAIALLLTRQGHGDKAIPFCQSLLRDMPDAAVSHLCLGMALRQAGQYNEAISSLNTALSIEPLLIDATIELALAKDANEQRIAAINVLKRAIRHNAAEISQQNLAQLQVNLGKLYEKSRRYTEANYMFDKARLYDATNIEAIAGSGRTLRLLGRLDDALSILKPAVRQYKQDARVHAELATVYRDYHLMPQALAEAKQALKLDTTSSECYQLLVSTLDPANDSDSENLRLLDQAAAILTDDFELQNRLGEASIKRKRWKTAIEAFRRAIMIKPTDAQTNYGLGLAQLNGGDIAGAKNAVVALEQLDAQKAKELLEKINTIAPEPKTADNAFVDVLNPNNNVIAEKTKDNASTKKKAKKRLKSKKKAKKKNSRTNKAKSKNRKRPRR